One region of Polynucleobacter sp. MWH-Aus1W21 genomic DNA includes:
- a CDS encoding sodium-dependent bicarbonate transport family permease encodes MTNFLDPAILFFIFGVFAGSVKSNLEIPPQISRFLSLYLLMALGLKGGFALHKSGFTTEIAFSLGLAIFLAVIIPIIGYLILRRKLSAFDAAAIAATYGSVSAVTFITATQYLDQFGIAYGGHMAAAMALMESPAIILAIVLANKARAAMSTGSSVKNEHTGISKILHESFTDGAQLLLLGSMVVALVSGDSGQKLMAPFSIDLFKGMLAFFLLDMGLMAARNFKGLRGKPPITLLYAIGSPLSHALLALVLCKLIGLPLGNTILLMVLASSASYIAVPAVLRHALPEVNPALYMGMSLGITFPFNIILGIPLYTLIATALL; translated from the coding sequence ATGACTAATTTTCTGGACCCCGCCATACTGTTTTTTATCTTTGGGGTTTTTGCCGGCTCCGTAAAGTCCAACCTAGAAATTCCTCCGCAAATCTCTAGGTTTCTTTCGCTCTATTTATTAATGGCGCTTGGTCTGAAAGGTGGCTTTGCGCTTCACAAGTCCGGCTTTACTACTGAGATTGCTTTTTCTTTGGGGTTGGCGATATTTCTTGCTGTCATTATTCCCATCATTGGCTACTTGATTCTAAGAAGAAAGTTAAGTGCATTTGATGCCGCTGCAATTGCAGCCACTTACGGTTCGGTCAGCGCTGTTACCTTCATTACTGCCACACAATATTTAGATCAATTTGGCATTGCTTATGGTGGTCATATGGCGGCAGCGATGGCGCTGATGGAATCCCCCGCTATTATTCTGGCAATTGTCTTGGCCAATAAAGCCCGGGCAGCCATGTCAACAGGCTCGAGCGTAAAAAACGAGCATACCGGTATCTCCAAAATACTTCATGAGTCTTTTACCGATGGAGCGCAATTACTGTTACTGGGATCAATGGTAGTGGCCCTGGTGAGCGGAGACTCAGGTCAAAAGTTAATGGCGCCCTTTTCGATCGACCTCTTTAAAGGCATGCTAGCTTTCTTCTTGCTAGACATGGGACTTATGGCCGCCAGAAACTTTAAGGGCTTAAGGGGTAAACCGCCCATTACCTTGCTCTACGCGATTGGTTCACCGCTGTCACATGCACTCTTAGCATTAGTGCTTTGTAAACTCATTGGACTCCCTTTAGGAAACACCATTCTCCTCATGGTATTGGCCTCAAGCGCATCGTATATTGCAGTACCAGCAGTTTTACGTCACGCCTTACCCGAAGTGAACCCCGCCTTATATATGGGTATGTCTTTAGGAATCACTTTTCCGTTCAACATTATTTTGGGCATTCCGCTTTACACCCTGATTGCCACAGCATTGCTGTAG
- a CDS encoding DUF6671 family protein, translating into MGIFSKRSASLLTKHGKEKVIGEVLNTEVDCFVEHTDTYDTDLLGTFTQETPRYGSQLDAARKKAAIGMELLKLDLGLANEGAFMNDPYTGAIPWNNELLVLIDQKHQLELTGFASGPAQNESSYATHWEELKKFADSALFPSHHLVIKPTDEYHPQSRKGIQDLAELKDAFDWAKSLSSKGIVYVENDLRAFANPTRMENIRKAAIDLANKMNSVCPQCNTPGFWITDVKRGLPCKACGLATDEEIAKIWSCIKCEHKQTEGMKVFKFAEPSKCRHCNP; encoded by the coding sequence ATGGGTATCTTTTCCAAACGATCAGCCAGCTTATTAACCAAGCACGGCAAAGAAAAGGTGATCGGCGAAGTACTCAATACCGAAGTAGATTGCTTTGTAGAGCATACGGACACCTACGATACTGATTTACTGGGCACATTTACACAGGAAACGCCTCGATACGGCTCACAATTAGATGCAGCCCGCAAAAAAGCTGCTATCGGAATGGAATTACTCAAGCTTGACTTGGGCTTGGCCAATGAAGGTGCGTTTATGAATGACCCTTACACCGGCGCTATCCCCTGGAATAATGAATTGCTTGTGCTGATAGACCAAAAACACCAACTTGAACTAACTGGATTTGCTAGTGGTCCAGCCCAAAATGAGAGTAGCTACGCAACACATTGGGAAGAGCTCAAAAAATTTGCTGATTCCGCACTCTTTCCATCGCACCACTTAGTCATCAAACCCACTGATGAATATCACCCGCAATCGAGAAAAGGGATTCAAGATTTAGCAGAGCTAAAAGATGCTTTTGATTGGGCAAAAAGCCTGTCCTCAAAAGGTATCGTCTACGTTGAAAATGATTTACGTGCCTTTGCTAATCCAACCCGGATGGAAAATATTCGCAAGGCTGCAATAGATCTGGCAAATAAGATGAACTCAGTCTGCCCCCAGTGCAACACTCCTGGGTTTTGGATCACAGATGTAAAGCGTGGCCTGCCATGCAAGGCCTGCGGTCTAGCAACTGATGAGGAAATTGCCAAAATCTGGAGCTGCATTAAATGCGAACACAAGCAAACCGAAGGTATGAAAGTATTTAAGTTTGCAGAACCTTCAAAATGCAGGCACTGCAATCCTTAA
- a CDS encoding glutathione S-transferase yields MILYSYRRCPYAMRARMALRYAGIDVEHREIELRNKPQSMLLASPKGTVPVLCIGDVVLDESLDIMRWAISQSDPDGWRSADDAIAQAWIEKNDGPFKVLLDQYKYPNRFPELDTEAVLNEILQIMLLPMEKSLQNSQYLLGEKMTWVDIAIFPFIRQFSMVDLKKFDDLPIPAVKKWLAQLLESELFHSVMHKHPVWRD; encoded by the coding sequence ATGATTTTGTACTCCTATCGTAGATGTCCTTATGCAATGCGGGCGCGCATGGCTTTGAGATATGCCGGTATTGATGTTGAACATCGAGAAATTGAGTTGCGCAACAAGCCGCAATCAATGCTGCTAGCTTCCCCTAAGGGTACTGTTCCAGTGCTTTGTATAGGCGACGTAGTTTTGGATGAAAGCTTGGACATCATGCGTTGGGCAATCTCGCAATCTGATCCTGATGGGTGGAGAAGTGCTGATGATGCTATTGCTCAAGCATGGATTGAAAAAAATGATGGACCCTTTAAAGTCCTGTTAGATCAATATAAGTATCCCAACCGTTTTCCAGAGCTAGATACTGAAGCAGTTCTCAATGAGATATTGCAAATCATGTTGTTGCCTATGGAAAAATCATTGCAAAATTCTCAATACTTGCTTGGAGAAAAAATGACTTGGGTAGATATTGCTATCTTTCCATTCATTAGACAGTTTTCGATGGTTGATCTAAAGAAGTTTGATGATTTGCCAATTCCCGCAGTCAAGAAATGGCTTGCACAACTTCTTGAGTCTGAATTATTTCACTCAGTAATGCACAAGCACCCAGTCTGGCGAGATTAA
- a CDS encoding DUF3300 domain-containing protein: MLAPKKRGIPSQLLAGLLVTALSLPAVVPVAYAQGNSQTQANKQSQAQLEALVAPIALYPDPLVSQILMASTYPLEVSEATNWLRANSNLKGNALNTALQQQNWDASVKSLVSFPPVLEMMGSQLSWTQNLGNAVLAQQSDTMSAIQALRAKAKKTGALQSNSQQTVTSQGSGSSETIVIQPANPQVVYVPSYNPTVVYGAWPYPAYPPVAYYPPGYVAGTALLSFGVGMAVGAALWGGCHWGGGYGGGSLTVNNNNFNNFNRNTNSNWSGNKNGTSDWKPDQQRRNANVGGGSANRDAERDQLRQNLQKNGISSDDRGNLGNRDGDRNLGQNDRSGDRNLGDRNSGARDNSPSNFRNDSSGFGDARGAKFNSGGDRFGGGGARAGGEHFGGGGFRGRR; this comes from the coding sequence ATGTTGGCACCAAAAAAACGGGGAATTCCCTCTCAATTACTAGCAGGGTTACTAGTTACCGCGCTCAGCTTGCCTGCAGTAGTTCCAGTTGCTTACGCCCAAGGCAACAGTCAAACACAGGCAAACAAGCAATCTCAAGCCCAATTAGAGGCGCTCGTTGCTCCAATTGCTTTATATCCAGATCCTTTGGTCTCACAAATTCTGATGGCATCAACTTACCCTTTAGAGGTCTCTGAGGCCACCAATTGGTTACGTGCCAATAGCAATCTAAAAGGTAATGCTCTGAATACGGCATTACAACAACAGAACTGGGATGCGAGCGTGAAGTCTTTGGTTTCGTTCCCTCCGGTTTTAGAAATGATGGGCTCACAATTATCTTGGACCCAAAATTTAGGCAACGCTGTATTAGCTCAGCAATCCGACACCATGAGTGCGATTCAAGCTTTGCGTGCCAAAGCAAAGAAGACTGGAGCATTGCAATCCAATTCTCAGCAAACCGTAACCTCCCAAGGAAGCGGCTCTTCCGAAACGATTGTGATTCAACCAGCCAACCCACAAGTGGTGTACGTACCTTCATATAACCCAACAGTGGTTTATGGTGCCTGGCCTTATCCAGCTTATCCACCAGTTGCCTACTATCCACCTGGTTACGTTGCTGGCACCGCCCTCCTTTCCTTTGGAGTTGGCATGGCGGTGGGCGCAGCCTTATGGGGTGGATGTCATTGGGGTGGCGGCTACGGAGGCGGCTCGCTCACTGTGAATAACAATAATTTTAATAACTTCAACCGCAATACCAATAGCAATTGGTCCGGTAACAAGAATGGCACAAGCGATTGGAAGCCAGATCAGCAACGCCGCAATGCGAACGTTGGCGGTGGTAGCGCTAACCGTGATGCGGAACGCGATCAGTTACGGCAGAACCTTCAAAAGAATGGCATCAGCAGCGACGATCGCGGCAACCTAGGTAATCGCGATGGCGATCGCAACCTAGGACAAAACGATCGCTCTGGAGATCGCAATCTAGGTGACCGCAATTCCGGTGCTCGCGATAACAGCCCTAGTAATTTTAGAAATGATTCCAGCGGCTTTGGTGACGCACGTGGCGCCAAATTTAATAGCGGTGGTGATCGCTTTGGTGGTGGCGGTGCCCGCGCAGGCGGAGAACATTTTGGCGGTGGCGGCTTTAGAGGCAGACGCTAA
- a CDS encoding Rap1a/Tai family immunity protein: MKKQILLMALTSAVLGFATGAQAANMISTQELLQDCKGTNGTFITCEIYGQAVYDTYLVTRNPKSAPEFICVKQPAPTRKEVIQEYVKWAEANTKYAIEPAADTILRFLAGKFPCGK, translated from the coding sequence ATGAAAAAGCAGATTTTATTAATGGCATTGACTAGCGCAGTTTTAGGATTCGCAACCGGTGCTCAAGCCGCCAATATGATTAGCACTCAAGAGCTATTGCAAGATTGCAAAGGCACCAATGGCACCTTTATAACTTGCGAAATCTATGGTCAAGCCGTATATGACACTTACTTAGTTACACGCAACCCTAAGTCAGCACCTGAATTTATTTGCGTAAAGCAGCCCGCACCAACTCGCAAGGAAGTGATTCAGGAATATGTCAAATGGGCCGAAGCGAATACCAAGTACGCCATTGAACCTGCAGCAGATACTATTTTACGATTCTTAGCGGGTAAATTCCCATGCGGAAAATAA
- a CDS encoding DUF2256 domain-containing protein, which translates to MTKTSFKGNKSSLPSKICAVCKKEMTWRKSWAKNWESVKYYSDACRAKKTS; encoded by the coding sequence ATGACAAAGACATCGTTTAAGGGTAATAAAAGCTCTCTGCCATCGAAGATTTGCGCGGTTTGTAAAAAAGAAATGACTTGGAGAAAATCCTGGGCAAAAAACTGGGAGTCAGTGAAGTATTACTCAGATGCTTGTAGGGCAAAAAAGACTTCATAA
- a CDS encoding cryptochrome/photolyase family protein produces the protein MKHPERLILILGDQLDLQSSALRDINPKADQIIMIESANEAQYVWTHKAKIALFLSAMRHFAVELEKQGYPLTYIKSSPLSIVEVLREQILKNKVKRLVCIEPGEWRLKQALEALAKELGFKLEMREDEHFYCSRQEFVEWAANKKEFRLEYFYRLMRKRHNILVDREGNPEGGQWNFDQDNRKPYPKKGPGIIDAPASFEADAITQEVLDWVQKTYPDHPGSLDAFNWPVTREQAVQALEYFVEYRLRNFGVYQDAMWTDTPFGWHSILSSALNLKLLNPREVVNAVLVAWRKYSLDLSTIEGFIRQILGWREFVRGMYYLDMPKMAQDNYYQHQRPLPKWYWNGQTQMACMKDAIGQTLQYGYAHHIQRLMVTGNFALLAEILPQEVCEWYLAIYVDAIEWVELPNTAGMALFANGGRFTSKPYIASGAYIKRMSNYCGSCKYKPEVRYGEDACPITTLYWNFLIKHRDQFEASPRTRLMTANLKRISDEDQKEITLHAQKILNHLDDL, from the coding sequence ATGAAGCATCCTGAGCGCCTCATTCTGATTTTGGGTGATCAGCTTGATTTGCAGAGCTCTGCCTTGCGAGATATTAATCCCAAGGCGGATCAAATCATCATGATTGAGTCAGCCAATGAGGCACAGTATGTTTGGACGCATAAAGCCAAAATCGCCTTATTTCTATCTGCAATGCGTCACTTTGCAGTTGAACTCGAAAAGCAGGGTTATCCGCTGACTTATATAAAAAGTTCGCCACTGTCTATTGTTGAGGTTCTGAGAGAGCAGATTCTAAAAAATAAAGTAAAGCGTTTGGTTTGTATTGAACCAGGCGAATGGCGACTCAAGCAGGCGCTCGAGGCGTTAGCCAAAGAACTTGGATTTAAATTAGAAATGCGGGAGGATGAGCATTTTTATTGTTCCCGCCAAGAGTTTGTAGAGTGGGCGGCAAATAAAAAAGAGTTCAGACTGGAATATTTCTATCGATTGATGCGTAAGCGGCACAATATATTGGTAGACCGTGAAGGTAATCCCGAGGGTGGGCAGTGGAACTTTGATCAAGATAACCGTAAACCCTACCCTAAAAAGGGCCCAGGCATCATCGATGCTCCAGCATCGTTTGAAGCAGACGCAATTACACAAGAAGTGCTGGATTGGGTCCAAAAGACTTACCCAGACCATCCCGGATCTTTGGATGCATTTAATTGGCCCGTTACCAGGGAGCAGGCAGTTCAAGCTTTGGAGTATTTTGTTGAGTATCGCTTAAGAAACTTTGGTGTTTATCAGGATGCGATGTGGACTGATACGCCCTTTGGATGGCACTCCATTTTATCGAGTGCACTCAACCTGAAGTTGCTTAATCCGCGCGAAGTGGTGAATGCAGTGTTAGTGGCTTGGAGAAAATATTCTTTAGATCTTTCAACTATTGAAGGCTTCATTCGGCAGATTTTAGGGTGGCGCGAGTTTGTGCGTGGCATGTATTACCTAGATATGCCAAAGATGGCGCAGGATAATTACTACCAGCATCAACGCCCATTGCCAAAATGGTACTGGAATGGTCAGACACAAATGGCTTGTATGAAAGACGCCATAGGCCAAACACTGCAATATGGCTATGCCCATCACATTCAGCGCTTAATGGTGACAGGTAACTTTGCTCTTTTAGCAGAAATTCTGCCGCAGGAAGTATGTGAGTGGTATTTGGCTATCTATGTAGATGCGATTGAATGGGTTGAACTTCCCAATACGGCAGGTATGGCTCTATTTGCCAATGGCGGTAGATTTACAAGCAAGCCTTATATAGCCAGCGGTGCTTATATCAAGCGGATGAGTAACTATTGTGGGTCTTGTAAATATAAGCCTGAGGTTCGTTACGGAGAAGATGCATGTCCCATCACAACTTTGTACTGGAATTTCTTAATCAAGCATCGAGACCAATTTGAGGCCAGCCCAAGAACGAGACTCATGACGGCTAATCTGAAGCGCATTAGTGACGAAGATCAAAAAGAAATTACGCTGCATGCACAGAAAATACTAAATCACTTGGATGATCTTTGA
- a CDS encoding TIGR03643 family protein, which yields MPKPITLSEPDLSRLIEMAWEDRTPFDAIEKSFGLGEPQVIAIMRKELKRGSFELWRKRVTGRATKHGAFRSEDVTRAYCPTQYKNK from the coding sequence GTGCCAAAACCCATAACCCTCTCCGAACCCGACTTATCTCGCCTTATAGAAATGGCTTGGGAGGATCGCACGCCATTTGATGCCATTGAGAAAAGCTTTGGTCTGGGTGAGCCCCAGGTGATCGCCATCATGCGTAAGGAGCTTAAGCGCGGCTCATTTGAGCTCTGGCGTAAACGAGTTACCGGACGAGCAACTAAACATGGTGCTTTTCGTAGTGAAGATGTCACTCGGGCTTACTGCCCAACTCAATATAAGAATAAATGA
- a CDS encoding HNH endonuclease translates to MIGKIRQKLIAQEVPALHKPAEIICPICDRPIPASQRDAHHLIPKSKGGKTTEYLHRICHKQIHALFTETELAQQYHHAQILRNHPEMKKFIQWVSNKPNSFYEKTRKSSRLKSSK, encoded by the coding sequence ATGATTGGAAAAATTCGTCAAAAACTGATTGCTCAGGAGGTGCCAGCCTTACATAAGCCAGCTGAAATCATTTGTCCTATCTGTGATCGCCCCATTCCGGCCTCGCAAAGGGATGCTCATCACCTCATTCCAAAATCGAAGGGCGGAAAAACTACGGAGTATCTACATCGCATTTGCCACAAACAAATACATGCCTTGTTTACCGAAACCGAGCTCGCCCAGCAATACCATCATGCTCAGATTTTGCGAAATCACCCCGAAATGAAAAAGTTTATCCAGTGGGTTTCGAATAAGCCGAATTCCTTTTATGAAAAGACTCGTAAAAGTAGTCGCCTAAAATCTAGCAAATAA
- a CDS encoding dicarboxylate/amino acid:cation symporter, translated as MNSKKLTNFILGAMVLGVLAGYLVNLYGAGTSFPDQYVTYISILTDVFLRLIKMIIAPLVFATLVVGIAKMGDASTIGRVGLKTFAWFISMSLVSLLLGLVMVNILQPGVGVDLTLPEIAANTGLNKTSLNLPEFVRHIFPVSIFDAMAKNEILQIVVFAVFFGVGAAGMGSRADEFIRNLDMLSHIMLKITTAVMKLAPVAVFSAVSSVIAENGVGILMTYGKFMLSFYASIFTLWIVIILISSLVLKKRTLHLVKMLREPALLAFTTASSEAAYPMTLERVERFGCKNKIASFVLPVGYSFNLDGSMMYCTFAAVFIAQVYGIEMELSQQLLMLLVLMITSKGIAGVPRASLVVIAATLSQFNLPEAGVLLILGVDHFLDMARSATNVLGNGLATAVISKWEGELEG; from the coding sequence ATGAATTCTAAAAAGCTAACCAATTTCATATTAGGGGCAATGGTCTTAGGTGTGCTGGCAGGCTACTTGGTAAATCTGTATGGCGCAGGAACATCCTTCCCCGATCAGTATGTAACCTATATCTCCATCTTGACGGACGTATTCTTGCGCCTGATCAAAATGATCATTGCGCCATTGGTATTTGCAACACTGGTTGTTGGTATTGCCAAGATGGGTGATGCCTCAACAATCGGTCGAGTAGGTTTAAAAACCTTTGCATGGTTTATCTCTATGTCTTTGGTATCTCTATTACTCGGCCTGGTAATGGTGAATATTTTGCAACCAGGCGTTGGGGTGGATTTAACTCTGCCGGAGATTGCTGCTAATACTGGATTAAATAAGACCAGCCTCAATCTTCCTGAGTTTGTGCGACATATTTTCCCTGTCAGCATCTTTGATGCAATGGCAAAAAATGAGATCTTGCAAATTGTTGTGTTTGCCGTCTTCTTTGGTGTGGGCGCTGCCGGTATGGGTTCGAGAGCAGATGAATTCATTCGTAACCTCGATATGCTCTCGCATATCATGCTCAAGATTACAACCGCAGTAATGAAACTTGCTCCTGTAGCGGTATTCTCAGCTGTCTCATCGGTCATTGCTGAGAATGGCGTAGGCATATTAATGACCTACGGCAAGTTCATGTTGAGCTTTTATGCATCCATCTTTACGCTCTGGATAGTGATTATTCTCATCAGTTCTCTCGTTCTTAAAAAACGCACTTTGCACTTAGTAAAGATGTTGCGTGAGCCAGCATTATTGGCGTTTACGACGGCGAGCTCCGAAGCTGCTTATCCCATGACCTTAGAGAGGGTAGAGCGCTTTGGTTGTAAAAACAAAATTGCCTCATTTGTCTTGCCCGTGGGTTATTCGTTTAACTTAGACGGCTCAATGATGTATTGCACTTTTGCTGCAGTCTTTATTGCACAGGTCTACGGTATTGAAATGGAGTTAAGTCAACAGCTCTTAATGCTGCTTGTATTAATGATTACATCTAAAGGTATTGCGGGTGTGCCTCGCGCCTCTTTGGTGGTCATTGCGGCAACCTTATCGCAATTTAACTTGCCTGAAGCTGGGGTGTTATTGATCCTTGGGGTTGATCATTTCTTAGATATGGCACGTTCTGCAACCAATGTTTTGGGCAATGGTTTGGCTACAGCCGTCATATCTAAATGGGAAGGTGAATTAGAGGGCTAG
- a CDS encoding alpha/beta hydrolase, with translation MLPCIELETSPNPTAAVIWLHGLGADGNDFVPIIPELKLAGCPGIRFVFPSAPSMPVTVNGGYVMPAWYDIIGRNLMDQEDAAGIQKSAAAIVELIEKEAGRGIAYDKIVLAGFSQGCAMALHIGLRFPHKLAGIIALSGYLPLAMSANIEKHSANSNTPIFMAHGTYDPVVTLDRAQASYALLESMGYQVDWNEYPMEHSVNHEELMDISRFLQSVLIA, from the coding sequence ATGCTCCCTTGCATTGAACTAGAAACTAGCCCAAACCCAACAGCCGCTGTTATCTGGCTCCATGGGCTTGGGGCAGATGGCAATGACTTTGTACCAATCATTCCTGAACTTAAGCTGGCTGGTTGCCCCGGAATTCGCTTTGTATTTCCTAGTGCGCCTAGCATGCCCGTCACTGTGAATGGCGGCTATGTAATGCCTGCCTGGTATGACATCATCGGCCGAAACCTCATGGATCAAGAAGATGCGGCTGGTATTCAAAAATCGGCAGCAGCAATAGTTGAGCTTATTGAAAAAGAAGCTGGTCGCGGAATTGCGTACGACAAAATCGTTCTAGCAGGATTTTCACAAGGCTGCGCAATGGCATTGCATATTGGCCTGCGTTTTCCACACAAGTTGGCAGGCATTATTGCGTTATCGGGATACCTGCCTCTAGCAATGAGTGCCAATATAGAAAAACATTCCGCCAATTCCAATACCCCCATCTTTATGGCTCACGGAACTTATGATCCAGTAGTTACTCTGGATCGGGCGCAAGCATCATATGCCCTGCTTGAATCCATGGGTTATCAAGTGGATTGGAATGAATATCCAATGGAGCACTCAGTGAATCATGAAGAGCTTATGGATATCTCACGCTTTTTACAGAGTGTACTGATAGCTTGA
- a CDS encoding TRAP transporter substrate-binding protein — protein sequence MQRRSFLKKATIGAGAAALATPALAQNLPTLNWRLVSSFPKSLDTLFGTPEVFASALRKATDGKFNVKVFAAGEVVPALQVLDAVQNGTVECGHTASYYYLGKNSAFIFDTAAPFGMTARQQAAWMLHGNGMKLMRELYASYNIVNFLGGQTGTQMGGWFRKEIKSPEDLKGLKFRIAGFAGQVLAKLGVVPQQLPAGEIYSALEKGTIDAAEFVGPYDDEKLGLAKVAKNYYYPAFWEGAAGLSFLVNKKQWDSLPPSYQAAWEAACFEAHADMCAKYDALNPPALQRLLQNGAVLRKFNTTILDACFKASQETYAEESAKNPQFKKIFEDYRAFRNMEAQWFNVAEQAFSQYSFNKKL from the coding sequence ATGCAAAGACGTTCATTTTTAAAGAAAGCCACTATTGGCGCTGGTGCTGCAGCACTAGCTACACCGGCACTTGCGCAAAACTTACCAACTTTGAATTGGCGCCTGGTGTCCAGCTTTCCCAAATCATTAGATACCTTGTTTGGTACGCCTGAAGTCTTTGCAAGTGCATTACGTAAGGCAACTGATGGAAAATTCAATGTCAAAGTATTTGCAGCGGGTGAAGTAGTTCCAGCCTTGCAAGTATTGGATGCGGTTCAAAATGGAACTGTGGAGTGCGGACATACTGCGAGCTATTACTACTTAGGTAAAAACAGCGCTTTCATCTTTGACACTGCTGCTCCATTTGGCATGACAGCTAGACAGCAAGCTGCTTGGATGCTCCATGGTAATGGCATGAAGTTAATGCGCGAGCTCTATGCGAGCTACAACATTGTCAATTTCCTAGGTGGACAAACGGGTACGCAAATGGGTGGATGGTTTCGTAAAGAGATTAAATCCCCAGAGGATTTAAAGGGTCTGAAATTCCGCATCGCAGGATTTGCAGGCCAAGTACTCGCAAAACTAGGCGTCGTTCCACAGCAGTTGCCTGCTGGTGAGATCTATTCGGCCTTAGAAAAAGGCACGATTGATGCCGCTGAATTTGTGGGTCCATACGACGATGAGAAGTTAGGTCTAGCTAAAGTAGCTAAAAATTATTACTACCCAGCGTTTTGGGAGGGTGCCGCAGGATTATCTTTCTTGGTTAATAAGAAGCAGTGGGATTCATTACCACCTTCTTACCAGGCGGCATGGGAAGCAGCCTGTTTTGAAGCGCATGCAGATATGTGCGCCAAGTATGACGCGCTCAACCCACCAGCATTACAGCGCCTTTTACAAAATGGTGCGGTACTACGTAAGTTCAACACTACGATCTTGGATGCTTGCTTTAAGGCCAGCCAAGAAACCTATGCGGAAGAATCTGCTAAGAATCCACAATTTAAAAAGATTTTTGAGGACTATCGTGCCTTTAGGAATATGGAGGCCCAGTGGTTTAATGTTGCCGAGCAAGCATTTTCACAATACAGTTTTAATAAGAAACTTTAA